From a single Rutidosis leptorrhynchoides isolate AG116_Rl617_1_P2 chromosome 5, CSIRO_AGI_Rlap_v1, whole genome shotgun sequence genomic region:
- the LOC139850090 gene encoding uncharacterized protein, giving the protein MPIHFVRKALSGSELNYLPIEKLVYTLVVIARRLRRYFQAHPITVLTDQPIRQLLYKPEISGRLTKWAIELGEHEIAYCARSAIKGQVMADYLAETAANMLAICDPEQLPVPPLELWELYTDGAASSKGVGKGLILTGPHQEEHTYALRFNFKVTKNEAEYEALLVGMRIARELGVKKLQAYVDS; this is encoded by the coding sequence ATGCCAATACACTTCGTCAGAAAAGCGCTATCAGGAAGCGAGCTGAATTATCTCCCCATAGAAAAACTCGTATACACGCTCGTCGTTATTGCTCGACGTTTGCGTAGGTACTTCCAAGCACATCCGATTACGGTACTCACTGATCAACCTATTCGACAGCTGCTCTATAAACCCGAGATATCGGGTAGGCTAACCAAATGGGCAATAGAGCTAGGCGAGCATGAAATCGCGTACTGCGCTAGAAGCGCTATCAAGGGGCAGGTGATGGCTGATTATTTGGCCGAAACGGCGGCTAACATGCTTGCAATATGCGACCCTGAGCAACTTCCCGTGCCTCCACTCGAACTATGGGAGCTCTATACAGACGGCGCAGCAAGCTCTAAAGGCGTTGGCAAAGGACTAATCCTCACTGGTCCGCATcaggaagagcatacatacgcgttACGGTTCAACTTTAAAGTGACAAAAAATGAGGCAGAGTATGAAGCGCTATTAGTAGGGATGCGTATAGCCCGAGAGTTAGGAGTAAAGAAGTTGC